CAGCAGGTCGCCCCGCCGTCGTGACCCGGCGAGGGCGACGGCCAGCGGGCCGAGGAACTCCAGCGTGACGGCCAGTCCGAGGCCAACGCGGTCGACGGCGCTGTAGAGCGAGAGGTTCATCGTCCCGAACACCAGCGCCAGGGCCAGGACCAGCCGCCACTGGGCGGCGGTGAACCCGCGCAGCCGCGGCCGCGCGGTCGCGAGCAGCACCACGGCCGCGACCCACTGGCGGACGGCCACGACCCCGGCCGGCCCGAGCTGCGGGAAGGCCAGGGCCGCGACCGACGCCCCGACCTGGTTGGACAGCCCGCTGCCCGTCATCAGCGCCGCTCCGCGCCAGCGCCCCGCGCCCGTGCTCGTCATGCCCCGACTATCACGGGCGCTGACGCATACGCAAAATGCATCCGACACGCCACCTATACGCTGAGCGCATGGATGCCGAGTCCGCTCTGGAGCTGCGCCACCTGCGGCACTTCGTCGCGGTGGTGGACGCCGGGAGCTTCACCGACGCCGCGCTCGAGCTCGGTGTCTCCCAGGCGACGGTGTCACGGACGCTGCTCGCGCTCGAGCGGATCCTCGGCGTCCGGCTGCTGCACCGCACGAGCCGGACCGTCGAGCCGACCACGGCCGGCGTCACCGTCCTCGCCCGGGCGCGGGTCCTGCTGGCCGACGCCGGGACGCTCGTCCACGAGGTCACGACCGGCCACACCCGGCTCCGGCTCGGGCACGCGTGGTCGGCGGTGGGCCGGCACACCGCGGAGTTCCAGCGGCGCTGGCACGACCGGCACCCCGACGTCGAACTCCAGCTGGTGCGGACCAACACGGCGACCGGCGGCCTGGCCGAGGGGCGCTGCGACCTGGCCGTCGTCCGCACCGCCGTCGACACCCGCCGCTACGCCCACACGGTCGTCGGCCACGAACGCCGGTGCGTCGCCCTCGCCTCGGACGACCCGTGGGCGCGGCGCCGCGTGATCCCGTTCGCCGAGCTGGGCGGCCGCACGCTCGTCGTCGACCGGCGCACCGGCACCACGTCCCCGGACCTGTGGCCCGAAGGCGCGCGACCGGCGGTGGAGTACACCCACGACATCGACGACTGGCTGGCGGCCATCGCGACCGGGCGCTGCGTCGGCGTCACGCCCGAGGCGACCGCTGCGCAGTACCGGCGCGACGGCATCCGCTACCGGCCGCTGCGCGACGCCGGCCGCATCCCGGTCCGGCTCATCTGGCGCCACCGCGACGCGCACCCGGCGACGCACCTGGCCGCCGCCCTGCTGACCGAGCTCTACCGAGCCTGACTTCGCGCCGGAGCGAGCAGCACAGCCAGCGCGATCAGCTCGGTCAGCGCCATCCCGCGTTCGACCAGGCCGAGCGGGATGAGTGTCCACCAGCGGCCGCCGTCGGCCGCGGCGACCACCACGGCTCCCAGGATCACCGCGAACCAGGCCAGCGACGCGACCGCGAGCACGCGGGCGAGCCACCGGCGGCCGGGGGAGCCCGGGAACGCCGTGCGCGCCGCGACCAGCACCGCCAGGGGGAGGGCCACGAAGGCCACGACGCTCGCGATCCGGTGCAGCGTGCCGCCGAAGTCCGAGCGCGAGACCGTCGCCCAGTCCGGCTTCGGGAAAGCGACGATGACCAGCAGTCCGACCGTCCACAGTGCACCCAGGACGGCCGCGGGCACGGGCAGCCGCCGCTGGCTGTGCAGGACGCCGAGCCCGGCCGCCGAGCCCAGCGCCACCAGGACCACCGCGAGGTCGAACACCCACTTGTGGTCCGACAGGCCGTACTCGCTGATCGTGCGGCGGGTCGCGCTGATCTCGTCGGTCGGCGGGATGACCTGCAGCAGCAGCACCAGCGCGGCACCGAGCACGAGGGCGGCGATGCCGCCCAGCGAGACGGCGAGCGACGTTCGTCGCGCAGGGACCGTGACCATGAACCGACAGTAGCCGACCGGCCGTTGAACTCCCGGTAAAGGTTCTTTCGGGCGAACCTTCGCGTGAAAACGGGGCGGGGGCTGTACGACTTACGGCGGTTACCGTAGCCGGTTTTCGTCCATTACGGTCACTCGCTACCGGTACGTCCGTGCTGTGCCGGCCTCGGTCAAGGAGGTCTTTGCCTGTGGGGAATTCACCAAGAAGACTGGTGCTGGCGGCTTCGGTCGTGGCGCTGGCGGCGGCGTTCGTCACGTTACCGGCCGGTACCGCCGGCGCGGCCCAGAACATCCTGCGTGCCGACAAGTCGGTACCACGCTCGTGCTTCGCAAAGGCGCTGCCCAAGGGCACGCCGGGCACCGATCGCCGCGAGCTCAAGTCCACTGTGGACGGATTGGTCCAGGCTCGGCTCAAGCCGGCCTCGGGCACCGAAGGCGACTGGGACGTCGCCGTGTTCGACAAGGCGACCGGTGCCGTGGTCGCCGCTTCGGCCGCGTTGCGCACTCGCGAACTCGCCGAAAGCTTCGTGAAGAAGGACCAGGAGCTCATCGTCCAGGGCTGCCGCTACGGCGGGTCGGCGGACCGGGCCCAGCTCGGCGTCGACTTCCTCGCGCTGACCCCGCAGGGCACGCCGACGACCGTGCAGAAGGCGCAGCTGGTCCGCGTCGAGACGCCGACGCGCACCGACAAGAACAAGCTGACCGCCCTGGGCCTCGACGTCACGGAGAAGGGTGACGCGACCGGGGTCGAGGTCGTCCTCGCCGACGACGCGGACCGCCAGACGCTCAAGAACAACGGCTTCAAGTCGAAGGTCATCGAAGCCGACCTCTCGGCCAAGTCCGTGCAGGACGCGAAGACGGACCGCCAGTACGCCGCGACCACGGCCGCTTCGGCGCTGCCGTCCGGGCGCACGAGCTACCGGCACCTCTACGACTACAACTACGAGCTGAAGGAGCTGGCCCGCAAGAACCCGGGCCTGGTCTCGGCGTTCACCATGCCCGAGTCGACGTGGGAAGGCCGCGACGTCGTCGGGGTCGAGATCGCGACCGACGTCAAGAACGTCACCGACGGCAAGCCGGTCAACTTCACCATGGGCGTGCACCACGCCCGGGAGTGGCCGGCGGGCGAGCACGTCATGGAGTGGGCGTACGAGCTGATCAACGGGTACGCGCACGATCCGGCGATCCGCAGCCTCGTCGGCAAGACCCGCAACATCGTCGTGCCGATCATCAACCCGGACGGCTTCGAGATCTCCCGCGAGGCCGAGCCGAAGGGTGACTTCACCCGGTTCGACTACGAGATGAAGCGCAAGAACTGCAACGTCAACGACTCGCCGGCGCAGTACTCCACCGGAGTCTGCAAGGCCAACCCGGCCGGCCGCCTGCGCGGCACCGACCCGAACCGCAACTACGCCGGGTTCTGGGGCGGCAACGGCGCCGAGATCGCCTGGAGCGGCGACACCTTCCGCGGGTCCGCGCCGTTCAGTGAGCCCGAAGTGCGCAACGTGCGTTCGATCGTGTCCTCGCGCCAGGTGACCAACCTGATGACGATGCACACCGTCGCCGCGCTGGTGCTGCGCCCGCCGGGCGTGGCGGACGTCCGCCCGCCGCTGGAGGAGCCGGCCTACAAGGCCCTCGGCGACAAGATGGCCTCGCGCAACGGCTACACCAGTGAGCCGAGCTGGGCGCTGTACGACACCACGGGCACCACCGAGGACTGGTCGTACTGGGCCACCGGCGGCTGGGGCTTCACCATCGAGGTCGGCGGCAACGGCTTCCACGGCCCCTACGCCGACAGCGTCGTCGCGGAGTACGAAGGCCTCGCGCCGGCCGCCGGCGCGGGCAAGGGCGGCAACCGGCAGGCGTTCCTGGACCAGCTGGGCAGCGCGGCCGACCCGCAGCAGCACTCGACGCTGATCGGTTCGGCGCCGAAGGGCTACCAGCTCAAGCTGCACAAGACGTTCCAGACGCCGACGTCGCCGGTGATCCAGGCCGACGGCTCCACCAAGCCGCCGATCTACGTCACCGACGACCTGAACTCGAAGTTCACGACCACCGGCGGGCGGTTCGCCTGGTCGGTCAACCCGTCGACCCGGCCGTACGTGGCCGGCCGCTACGGGCGCGACCCGCAGGGCCCGGCGCAGCAGGGCTTCGCGGTGACCAACCCGGCCGGGGTGCCGCCGATCAACCAGAACTACCCGGCCGACCCGGCGGGTGACTCGTTCACCTTCCACGTGAACGGCCTGCCCCAGGTCGACAACGGGAAGTTCAGCGTGAACATCAACTGGGCCAGCACCGCCACCGACTGGGACCTGTTCATCTACGACGCGGCGGGCAACCTGGTCAGCTCGTCGGCGAACGGCGGCACGACGTCCGAGCACGCCGTGCTGTTCGACCCGCCGGCCGGCGACTACAAGGCCGTGGTGGTCAACTACGACCAGGCCGACCCGGCCACGGTCGACGACTGGAGCGGGGACGTGTCGTTCGCGTCGCCGATCCCGCCGACGTACGGGCCGAAGGAGGCCTACCAGCTGACCTGCACGTCGCCGAAGGGCCAGCTCGTCGGCGTGGCGGACGTGTACGCCGACCGCGGCCAGACGGTCGACGTCGGTGAGGTCTGCACCCGCTCCGCGCACGCGCAGAAGCAGCGTGCTTCGGGTGGGGTCCGGTAGGTTCGTCTGTTCGTTCGTGGAGGCCTTCTCGCTGCGGCGGGGAGGCCTTCACGGCGTCACGGCGAGGATGACGCCCAGAACGACGAGGATCGAGCCGACCACGCGGTTCAGGGTGGGTTTCGCGTGGGCGTACCAGCGCTGGGTCGCGGGAGCGGAGAACAGCAGGGCGACGCTCAGGTGCCAGGCCGTCGAGATCACGAGGATCAGCGCGACGGCCGCGGCTTTGACGGCGGTGGGTTCGGTCGGCGGGAGCGTCGCGGTGAGGACGCTGCCGAAGAACGCGGCGGCTTTCGGGTTGGTCAGGTTGCTGACCACGCCTCGGCGGAAGTGGCCCGGTGCGGCATCGCCGTCGAGCGCCGCGGCCCGGGTGGAGGGGGACTCCTCACCTCGGTCTGGTCTCTTCGATCGGCGGGCCTGCCACCACAGTCGCACACCGAGCCAGGCGAGATAGCCACCGCAGACGACGCGTAGGGCGGCGGCCAGCCACGGCGCGCGGGCGAGGACACCGCCGAGCCCGAACACGGCAACGGCGGCGAGCACCCCACCGGCGGCGACCACCCCGAGCGCGACGGCCACCGCGGCCCGCCGCGTACCGGCCGCGGCAGTGTGCGCGATGAGCACGAAGTTCGGACCGGGCGAGACGGCCGCCGGGAGGTAGGCCAGCAGCACGGTACCCAGCGTGGCGGCAGGATTCACACGACCCAGCCTGACACGCCGGCCTGCCCCCGGGCCGACGGCACCAGCTCCCGCGACGCGGACCGGCCCGGCGAGCGGCATGCACCGCACCCGATGCGGCGCCGGACCTCCCACCGCGCAACCCGGCCCCTCGGGCGGCAGCACGCGCGGCCCGTCTTGCGCCGCCCGCCGACGCGGCTCAAGCCGCCCGGCCGCCCCCGCCGACGACCTGGTCCCGCATGGTCCGCAGCGCTGAATGATCCACTGTGGACGGATCGGCCGCGAGCCACTCGCCGATCTCGTGCAGGAACTCCTCCGGCGTCATCGGCGCCGTCGGCAGGTCGCCCGG
The window above is part of the Amycolatopsis camponoti genome. Proteins encoded here:
- a CDS encoding DUF998 domain-containing protein — its product is MVTVPARRTSLAVSLGGIAALVLGAALVLLLQVIPPTDEISATRRTISEYGLSDHKWVFDLAVVLVALGSAAGLGVLHSQRRLPVPAAVLGALWTVGLLVIVAFPKPDWATVSRSDFGGTLHRIASVVAFVALPLAVLVAARTAFPGSPGRRWLARVLAVASLAWFAVILGAVVVAAADGGRWWTLIPLGLVERGMALTELIALAVLLAPARSQAR
- a CDS encoding LysR family transcriptional regulator, with amino-acid sequence MDAESALELRHLRHFVAVVDAGSFTDAALELGVSQATVSRTLLALERILGVRLLHRTSRTVEPTTAGVTVLARARVLLADAGTLVHEVTTGHTRLRLGHAWSAVGRHTAEFQRRWHDRHPDVELQLVRTNTATGGLAEGRCDLAVVRTAVDTRRYAHTVVGHERRCVALASDDPWARRRVIPFAELGGRTLVVDRRTGTTSPDLWPEGARPAVEYTHDIDDWLAAIATGRCVGVTPEATAAQYRRDGIRYRPLRDAGRIPVRLIWRHRDAHPATHLAAALLTELYRA
- a CDS encoding M14 family zinc carboxypeptidase is translated as MLAASVVALAAAFVTLPAGTAGAAQNILRADKSVPRSCFAKALPKGTPGTDRRELKSTVDGLVQARLKPASGTEGDWDVAVFDKATGAVVAASAALRTRELAESFVKKDQELIVQGCRYGGSADRAQLGVDFLALTPQGTPTTVQKAQLVRVETPTRTDKNKLTALGLDVTEKGDATGVEVVLADDADRQTLKNNGFKSKVIEADLSAKSVQDAKTDRQYAATTAASALPSGRTSYRHLYDYNYELKELARKNPGLVSAFTMPESTWEGRDVVGVEIATDVKNVTDGKPVNFTMGVHHAREWPAGEHVMEWAYELINGYAHDPAIRSLVGKTRNIVVPIINPDGFEISREAEPKGDFTRFDYEMKRKNCNVNDSPAQYSTGVCKANPAGRLRGTDPNRNYAGFWGGNGAEIAWSGDTFRGSAPFSEPEVRNVRSIVSSRQVTNLMTMHTVAALVLRPPGVADVRPPLEEPAYKALGDKMASRNGYTSEPSWALYDTTGTTEDWSYWATGGWGFTIEVGGNGFHGPYADSVVAEYEGLAPAAGAGKGGNRQAFLDQLGSAADPQQHSTLIGSAPKGYQLKLHKTFQTPTSPVIQADGSTKPPIYVTDDLNSKFTTTGGRFAWSVNPSTRPYVAGRYGRDPQGPAQQGFAVTNPAGVPPINQNYPADPAGDSFTFHVNGLPQVDNGKFSVNINWASTATDWDLFIYDAAGNLVSSSANGGTTSEHAVLFDPPAGDYKAVVVNYDQADPATVDDWSGDVSFASPIPPTYGPKEAYQLTCTSPKGQLVGVADVYADRGQTVDVGEVCTRSAHAQKQRASGGVR
- a CDS encoding LysE family translocator, which gives rise to MNPAATLGTVLLAYLPAAVSPGPNFVLIAHTAAAGTRRAAVAVALGVVAAGGVLAAVAVFGLGGVLARAPWLAAALRVVCGGYLAWLGVRLWWQARRSKRPDRGEESPSTRAAALDGDAAPGHFRRGVVSNLTNPKAAAFFGSVLTATLPPTEPTAVKAAAVALILVISTAWHLSVALLFSAPATQRWYAHAKPTLNRVVGSILVVLGVILAVTP